Sequence from the Ancalomicrobiaceae bacterium S20 genome:
CGGTCAGCGGCACGTCGGCCGCCGAGGGCGGCACCGCGACGCGCGCCGTGCCGTCCGGCCGGCGCCAGACGATCTCGGTCGCTTCCGAATGCGCCGCCAGGAAGGTTCTGAAACGCGAGGCGGCGGCCGCATCGTCGAGACCGCCGGCGATCTCGAAGGCGGTCCGCTCGACCACCTCGCGGCCGGCCTGGATCTGGAAGCGCAGCGCTTGTTCGACCCAGAGCGCGTCGCGAATGACGCCGAGGCGGACTTCCTCGCGCTCGTCGCGGTCGACGATCGCCATCAGAACGGCGATCAGCGCTGCGATCAGGATGACCGCGATCACCGGCGTCGCCTCGATCGCTCGATCGATCAGCCGCGTGCCGCGCGCCGCCGAGACGGCGGCCGGCGGTGCGGCGTCGAACAGCGTTGGATCGGGGCGCGGCGTCATGGGGCTCCGGGGCACGGGGCGGCGTTCGACATCGCAGTCTATCCGCTCGCCGCGCCGTGCGGAACCGACCCTGCGACGGCGCATTGCGTCGGGCGCGCCGCGTACCGCGTCGGCACAGGGCGCGGTCGCGGTCTAGTCCCACGCACGAGTTCGCCTCGCTCGGCGAGCTAGCCGCTGGAGACTCGGTCGGCGTTCTGCAGTGCACACAAGAATTCCGTCATTGAAGGCCAGCTTAATTGCATACCGGAAATGCACTATTCAATCGTTTGAATCTTGATCATGATTTCCCCTGGGCCAAGCAGCCCATAAGAAACATCGGGAGGAAGAATCCATGAAACCGATCACGGCGCTTTTCGCCGCGACCTTGCTCGCCTCTGCGACCGCGGCCGTCGCGGACGACAACTTGGAAAAGCTCGGGCAGTTCAAGACGACCGGCGCCTCGCCGGAAATCCCGACCATCCCCCAGACCGGCCCCAAGGCCGACGCGATCAAGAAGACGCTCGCCAAGATCAAGCTGCCGTCCGGCTTCAAGATCTCGCTCTATGCACTGGTGCCGGACGCGCGCCACATGGCGGTCGGCCCGCAGGGCGTCGTCACCTTCGTCGGCACGCGCAAGAACAAGGTCTATGCGGTCACCGACCGCGCCAAGTCCGGCGTCGCCGACGACGTGAAGCCCTTCGCCTCGACCATCGATCTCTCGATCCCGAACGGGCCGTGCTTCTCGAAGGACGGCTTCCTCTACATCGTCGAGCAGAACCGGGTGCTGGTCTATCCGGCGGCGGAGTTCTTCTACGAGAGCCCGGACGTGGTCGCGGTGCCGATCGTGCCGAAGGGCGAGCTCATTCCGAAGGACGAGGAAAGCTACAACCATACCGCCCGCGTCTGCCGCGTCGGGCCGGACGACAAGCTCTACATCACGCTCGGCCAGCCCTTCAACGTGCCGGCACCCGAGAAGCTCGAACTCTACAAGAAGTGGGGCATCGGCGGCATCATCCGCATGGACCGCGACGGCAAGAACCGCGAGGTCTTCGTCAACGGCATCCGCAATTCCGTCGGCATGGACTTCAACCCGAAGGACAAGTCGCTCTGGTTCACCGACAACCAGGTCGACGGCATGGGCGACAAGATCCCGCCGGGCGAGCTCAACCGCGCCACCGAGGCCGGCCAGAACTTCGGCTTCCCGTGGTACGGCGGCGGCAAGGTCCGCACCAACGAATACAAGAGCGAGACGCCGCCGGCGAACGTCGTGTTCCCGCAGGTCGAGATGGACGCCCACGCGGCCGATCTCGGCATGGTGTTCTACACGGGCAAGAAGTTCCCGAAGAAGTACCAGGGTGCGATCTTCTCGGCCCAGCACGGTTCGTGGAACCGTACCGATCCGGTTGGCGCACGTGTCATGGTGACCTATCTCAAGGAGGACGGTACGGCCGACAAGACGGAGACCTTCGCGGAGGGCTGGCTGACCAGCGACGGCGAATATCTCGGCCGGCCGGTCGACGTCGCGATGCTGCGTGACGGCTCGCTGCTCGTTTCCGACGATTTCGCCGGAGCGCTCTACCGGATCAGCTACGAGGGTCACTGATCCGGCCCACCTTCTGATCGCCCGTCGGTGACGGCGTGCGGCCCCCGCGATCGGCGGGGGCCGCACGGTACGGGAGAGACCACGCATGACATTTTCGACCAGTACAGTCC
This genomic interval carries:
- a CDS encoding PQQ-dependent sugar dehydrogenase; its protein translation is MKPITALFAATLLASATAAVADDNLEKLGQFKTTGASPEIPTIPQTGPKADAIKKTLAKIKLPSGFKISLYALVPDARHMAVGPQGVVTFVGTRKNKVYAVTDRAKSGVADDVKPFASTIDLSIPNGPCFSKDGFLYIVEQNRVLVYPAAEFFYESPDVVAVPIVPKGELIPKDEESYNHTARVCRVGPDDKLYITLGQPFNVPAPEKLELYKKWGIGGIIRMDRDGKNREVFVNGIRNSVGMDFNPKDKSLWFTDNQVDGMGDKIPPGELNRATEAGQNFGFPWYGGGKVRTNEYKSETPPANVVFPQVEMDAHAADLGMVFYTGKKFPKKYQGAIFSAQHGSWNRTDPVGARVMVTYLKEDGTADKTETFAEGWLTSDGEYLGRPVDVAMLRDGSLLVSDDFAGALYRISYEGH